A window of Gavia stellata isolate bGavSte3 chromosome 29, bGavSte3.hap2, whole genome shotgun sequence contains these coding sequences:
- the TCEA3 gene encoding transcription elongation factor A protein 3, with the protein MGPAEELVRIAKKLDKMVARKSTEGALDLLKSLTGYTMTIQLLQTTRIGVAVNSVRKHCSDEEVVASAKILIKNWKRLLESSTTPKKEKDTDGEKEKEKKEKGLDFSSCPNEGAKHPKSPAEKHREKHKERKPSKSGSHATTPRGHPADSIPERESSDGRSPTASSKKSPQDGKKERRDSADSRSSTTLAVSSSSSPQKRPSGERRASLGTSPSPAPTGSRRNSSDSKEERANSSKAKAETPRTPTSPPFSPSPCLLAPCYLTGDSVRDKCIEMLTAALRMDDDYKEFGVNCEKMASEIEDHIFQELKSTDMKYRNRVRSRISNLKDPKNPSLRRNVLCGAILPSLIARMTAEEMASDELKELRNAMTQEAIREHQMAKTGGTVTDLFQCGKCKKKNCTYNQVQTRSADEPMTTFVLCNECGNRWKFC; encoded by the exons ATGGGGCCTGCTGAGGAGCTGGTCCGGATTGCCAAGAAATTGGATAAGATGGTGGCCAGGAAGAGCACG GAAGGGGCACTGGATCTGCTCAAGTCCCTCACCGGCTACACCATGACAATCCAGCTGCTCCAG ACCACACGCATTGGGGTGGCCGTCAACTCGGTGCGGAAACACTGCTCGGACGAAGAGGTGGTGGCCTCGGCCAAAATCCTCATCAAGAACTGGAAGCGGCTGCTGG AGTCCTCCACCACCCcgaagaaagagaaagacacggacggggagaaggagaaggagaagaaggagaaggggctggATTTTTCCAGCTGCCCCAACGAAGGGGCAAAGCACCCCAAGAGCCCAGCTGAGAAGCACAGGGAGAAGCACAAAGAGAG GAAGCCCAGCAAGTCCGGCTCTCATGCCACCACCCCCCGGGGCCACCCTGCCGACTCCATCCCGGAGAG GGAGTCCAGCGATGGCCGGAGCCCCACTGCGTCCTCGAAGAAGTCACCTCAGGATGGCAAGAAAGAGAG GAGAGACTCTGCCGACTCGAGGTCCTCCACCACCTTGGCcgtctcctcctcttcctccccacagaaGAGACCCTCGGGGGAGAG GAGAGCCTCTCTGGGCACCAGCCCCTCGCCAGCTCCCACCGGCTCCCGGAGAAACTCCAGTGACAGCAAAGAGGAAAG AGccaacagcagcaaggccaaAGCGGAGACGCCGCGGACCCCCACCAGCCCCCCCTTCTcgcccagcccctgcctcctgGCCCCCTGCTATCTCACGGGGGACTCGGTGCGGGACAAGTGCATCGAGATGCTGACAGCCGCCCTCCGCATGGACG ATGACTACAAGGAGTTCGGTGTCAACTGCGAGAAGATGGCATCGGAGATCGAAGACCATATC TTCCAGGAGCTGAAGAGCACGGACATGAAGTATCGCAACCGGGTGCGGAGCAGGATCAGCAACCTGAAGGACCCCAAGAACCCCAGCCTGCGGAGGAACGTGCTGTGCGGGGCCATCCTGCCCAGCCTCATTGCCCGCATGACCGCCGAG GAGATGGCCAGCGATGAGCTGAAGGAGCTGAGGAATGCCATGACCCAAGAGGCCATCCGGGAGCACCAGATGGCCAAGACGGGCGGCACCGTCACCGACCTCTTCCAGTGCGGCAAGTGCAAGAAGAAGAATTGCACGTACAACCAG GTGCAGACGCGCAGCGCCGATGAGCCCATGACGACATTCGTGCTGTGCAACGAATGCGGGAACCGCTGGAAG TTCTGCTGA